In a genomic window of Maricaulis maris MCS10:
- a CDS encoding thioredoxin family protein, whose amino-acid sequence MRLAAFIGCFFLLVITPVRADDEHPQPFDGNYDAMAVVDAAMAQALAEEKRLLLVLGANWCHDSRGLAHHFEDAELAATLEAHYITRYIDVGWRDRNHDIMQRFGVAAIYATPTVFVIDPADETLLNRDERNFWGSAYSTPIETARAWFARWADARPATGGLVESSLVYQAMMIEIDIFEEEEGTRLSAAYRDIGRWRQADTADQPDNLVALEREVDNWRRNLPRTVSQLRDEARAMVIGALNERAEGEPFTVATVAALDADDPDLALRFRPHDSDIW is encoded by the coding sequence ATGCGTCTTGCCGCTTTCATCGGATGCTTCTTCCTGCTGGTCATCACCCCGGTCCGGGCCGATGACGAGCACCCCCAGCCCTTTGACGGGAATTACGACGCCATGGCGGTGGTCGATGCAGCGATGGCGCAGGCCCTGGCCGAAGAGAAACGTCTCCTGCTCGTACTCGGTGCCAACTGGTGCCATGACAGCCGTGGCCTGGCGCATCATTTCGAAGATGCCGAGCTCGCCGCGACACTGGAGGCGCATTACATCACCCGCTACATCGATGTCGGCTGGCGTGACCGGAACCATGACATCATGCAACGCTTCGGCGTTGCCGCGATCTATGCCACGCCCACCGTCTTCGTGATTGATCCGGCCGACGAAACCCTGCTCAACCGGGATGAGCGCAATTTCTGGGGCTCGGCCTATTCGACCCCGATCGAGACCGCCCGGGCCTGGTTTGCGCGCTGGGCCGATGCCCGGCCGGCGACAGGCGGTCTGGTCGAGAGTTCGCTGGTCTATCAGGCGATGATGATCGAGATCGACATTTTCGAGGAGGAGGAAGGCACGCGCCTGTCCGCCGCCTATCGCGATATCGGTCGCTGGCGCCAGGCCGATACGGCCGATCAGCCCGACAATCTGGTGGCCCTGGAACGCGAGGTCGACAATTGGCGCCGCAACCTCCCGCGGACCGTGTCGCAATTGCGCGATGAGGCACGGGCGATGGTGATCGGCGCCCTCAATGAGCGGGCCGAGGGCGAGCCCTTCACGGTCGCAACCGTGGCAGCACTGGACGCCGATGATCCGGACCTCGCCTTGCGCTTTCGTCCGCACGACAGCGACATCTGGTAG
- a CDS encoding ABC transporter ATP-binding protein, whose protein sequence is MSDFQNQDETPRARDLSNLEVLAYLTRQWRRRPILLSGMIVFMVLATIAELMIPLAAGRLIDALAAGPDNGAPWPAFATYLGAALVYYALRQAASRCEVPFSSANMADLTTHAFARVQRFSLDWHANTFAGSVVRKITRGMWAYDNVTVNIFMGIAPSVGVMLGIAGMMALRWPLVGGVVFVVMAAFVTSSLLLSRYYIRPQNIRSNALDSEIGGALADSIGGVATVKSFGAEAREDARFHELTWRWRTETKKTWLRFVNSWLVNIITDLTMQAALVGLLVWQWSRGAASAGDVVAALTAYMIVSGYMRRFGEQVQQVQRGMDEIQDLAIFDLQESDVGDHDDAPDFRRDRGAIHFDEVGFTYAGQTRPLYADFSLEIDPGETVALVGPTGSGKSTFVKLVQRLYDVNEGAVRIDGQDVRGVTQDSLRRNVALVPQDPALFHRTIAENIAYGAPEATADDIVAAARAAHADAFIQRLPKGYDTLVGERGVKLSGGERQRVAIARAILTDAPILILDEATSSLDNETERDVQAAMEAVMDGRTTILIAHRLSTIRNADRILVFNQGRIVEQGTHDELAANDDGLYARLAALAAG, encoded by the coding sequence ATGTCCGACTTTCAAAACCAAGACGAAACGCCCCGCGCCCGCGATCTTTCCAATCTGGAAGTGCTGGCCTATCTGACGCGCCAATGGCGGCGTCGGCCGATCCTGCTGAGCGGCATGATCGTGTTCATGGTGCTGGCGACGATTGCCGAGCTGATGATCCCGCTTGCCGCCGGCCGCCTGATCGACGCGCTGGCCGCCGGCCCTGACAATGGCGCGCCCTGGCCCGCCTTTGCCACCTATCTGGGAGCGGCGCTGGTCTATTACGCCCTGCGCCAGGCGGCCTCGCGCTGCGAAGTGCCGTTTTCCTCGGCCAACATGGCGGATCTGACCACGCACGCTTTTGCGCGGGTGCAACGCTTCTCGCTGGACTGGCACGCCAATACCTTTGCCGGTTCGGTGGTGCGCAAGATCACGCGCGGCATGTGGGCCTATGACAATGTCACGGTGAACATCTTCATGGGCATTGCGCCCTCGGTCGGGGTGATGCTGGGCATTGCCGGCATGATGGCGCTGCGCTGGCCGCTGGTCGGCGGCGTGGTCTTTGTCGTCATGGCTGCCTTCGTGACCTCCTCGCTGCTGCTGAGCCGCTACTATATCCGCCCCCAGAATATCCGCTCGAACGCGCTCGACAGCGAGATCGGCGGCGCGCTGGCGGATTCGATCGGTGGCGTCGCGACCGTCAAGAGCTTCGGTGCCGAGGCCCGCGAGGATGCCCGCTTCCATGAGCTCACCTGGCGCTGGCGCACCGAGACCAAGAAGACCTGGCTGCGCTTCGTCAATTCCTGGCTGGTCAACATCATCACCGACCTGACCATGCAGGCAGCCCTGGTCGGCCTGCTGGTCTGGCAATGGTCGCGCGGTGCGGCCTCGGCCGGCGATGTGGTGGCAGCGCTGACCGCCTACATGATCGTGTCCGGCTATATGCGGCGCTTCGGTGAACAGGTGCAGCAGGTCCAGCGCGGCATGGACGAGATCCAGGACCTGGCGATCTTCGACCTGCAGGAGAGCGATGTCGGTGATCATGACGATGCGCCTGACTTCCGCCGTGACCGCGGTGCGATCCATTTCGACGAGGTAGGCTTCACCTATGCCGGCCAGACACGGCCGCTCTATGCCGATTTCTCGCTGGAGATCGATCCGGGTGAGACGGTGGCGCTGGTCGGACCGACCGGCTCGGGCAAGTCGACCTTCGTCAAGCTGGTCCAGCGCCTCTATGACGTGAATGAGGGCGCGGTGCGGATCGACGGCCAGGATGTGCGCGGCGTGACGCAGGACAGCCTGCGCCGCAACGTAGCGCTGGTGCCGCAGGACCCGGCCCTGTTTCACCGTACCATCGCCGAGAACATCGCCTATGGCGCCCCCGAAGCCACTGCCGACGATATCGTCGCGGCGGCAAGGGCGGCCCATGCCGATGCCTTCATCCAGCGTCTGCCGAAAGGCTATGACACGCTGGTCGGCGAGCGCGGAGTGAAGCTGTCAGGCGGCGAACGCCAGCGGGTCGCCATCGCCCGGGCCATCCTCACCGATGCCCCCATCCTCATCCTCGACGAGGCGACCTCCAGCCTCGACAACGAGACCGAGCGCGATGTGCAGGCGGCGATGGAAGCGGTGATGGACGGACGCACGACCATCCTCATCGCCCACCGCCTGTCGACCATTCGCAATGCCGACCGCATCCTGGTCTTCAACCAGGGCCGGATCGTCGAGCAGGGCACGCATGACGAGCTGGCGGCCAATGATGACGGCCTCTATGCGCGGCTGGCGGCCCTGGCGGCGGGCTGA
- a CDS encoding thioesterase family protein yields the protein MIELWRGCVNAWECDELGHFNVRFYLARASEALANLAEAAGLNPVQRADALATIVPQTLHIRFLAEARPGAPLYIEGGFTDIDTASAGILLVMRHSGTGQPAASFRIRASHAAPDTLAPFDWPKRFADAARALTVETPDFATPRGLSATPGSRRASMSAADVLDLTTIGHGRLGQHEMDAFGWMRAEFLLGRVSDSVTNFASAFPEEWDMHAGEPSARIGSALLECVIHVHRWPRAGDGYAIRSGLKSAGAKVRNIVHWVLEPATGKPWWSMEGVAAPMDLDLRKLAEVDAETQAKVEAAVVPGLEA from the coding sequence ATGATCGAGCTCTGGCGCGGTTGCGTGAACGCCTGGGAATGCGACGAGCTCGGCCATTTCAATGTCCGCTTCTATCTCGCCCGGGCCAGCGAGGCGCTGGCCAATCTGGCCGAGGCCGCCGGGCTGAACCCTGTTCAACGCGCCGATGCCCTCGCAACCATCGTCCCTCAGACCCTGCATATCCGCTTTCTTGCAGAAGCCCGTCCCGGGGCACCGCTCTATATCGAGGGCGGGTTCACCGACATCGATACCGCGTCGGCCGGCATCCTGCTGGTCATGCGTCATTCCGGCACCGGCCAGCCAGCCGCCAGCTTCCGCATCCGCGCCAGCCACGCAGCCCCGGACACGCTGGCGCCCTTCGACTGGCCGAAGCGCTTCGCTGATGCCGCCCGGGCCCTGACTGTCGAGACACCAGACTTCGCCACACCCCGTGGACTGAGCGCTACGCCCGGCTCCCGCCGGGCCTCGATGAGCGCCGCGGATGTGCTCGACCTGACCACGATCGGCCACGGCCGCCTGGGCCAGCACGAGATGGACGCCTTTGGCTGGATGCGGGCCGAATTCCTGCTCGGCCGCGTCTCCGACAGCGTCACCAATTTCGCCTCCGCCTTCCCAGAAGAATGGGACATGCATGCCGGCGAACCATCAGCCCGGATCGGCTCGGCGCTGCTGGAATGCGTCATCCATGTCCACCGCTGGCCCCGCGCCGGCGACGGCTATGCCATCCGCTCCGGCCTGAAATCCGCCGGCGCCAAGGTCCGCAATATCGTCCACTGGGTTTTGGAGCCAGCCACCGGCAAACCCTGGTGGAGCATGGAAGGCGTCGCCGCCCCGATGGATCTCGACCTGCGCAAGCTGGCCGAGGTGGACGCGGAGACGCAGGCGAAGGTGGAAGCGGCTGTGGTGCCGGGGCTTGAGGCTTAG
- a CDS encoding transcriptional repressor, which yields MTVDSLSKALAAAEAHCVERGEKLTPVRKRVLELVLEADSPVKAYDLLEALKPGPGSAKPPTVYRALDFLMTAGLVHKVEALNAFVGCSHTHDGHGGGAELFICTGCGAVEERHGDPVPTNAPDGFTIQRSVVEHFGLCAACQPG from the coding sequence ATGACCGTTGATTCCCTCTCCAAGGCGCTTGCCGCCGCTGAAGCCCATTGCGTGGAACGGGGCGAGAAGCTCACCCCCGTGCGCAAGCGCGTGCTCGAACTCGTCCTTGAAGCCGACAGTCCGGTGAAAGCCTATGACCTGCTGGAGGCTCTCAAGCCGGGGCCCGGCTCGGCCAAGCCGCCGACAGTCTATCGGGCGCTGGACTTCCTGATGACTGCCGGCCTGGTGCACAAGGTCGAGGCCCTCAATGCCTTTGTCGGCTGCAGCCATACCCATGACGGGCATGGCGGCGGCGCCGAGCTGTTCATCTGCACCGGCTGCGGCGCGGTTGAGGAACGCCATGGCGATCCGGTCCCGACCAATGCGCCGGACGGTTTTACGATCCAGCGCTCGGTGGTCGAACATTTCGGCCTTTGCGCCGCCTGCCAGCCCGGCTGA
- a CDS encoding TonB-dependent receptor codes for MFARLKHSTALVALMAGAGLAAPALAQQAEVDGDVIVVTSAPLGVTADEIVGAVEVVDRRHLEDNLSGSLADTIAHEPGVSTTYFGPAASRPVIRGLGADRVRVLVNGVGLIDASTNSPDHAVASEALEAQRVEILRGPAAIAYGGAAIGGVVNVIDGRIPEERAEDGLEGRFYGSVTSVDDGETAAGRVRFNAGQFVINLEGLMRTAQPYDIPGYAESETFRLFEEAEEHEDEHDDDDEEEHEDEHPYGTVENSGLDFNSASAGISWVGENGFIGVAFKQTNALYGVPGGHAHGEEEHEDEHDDGHDEDHEVEHGEGESVRIDLEQTRFDLRGEWRDLGEHVDRVKFSFGTGSYEHVELEGDEIGTLFTNEGWEGRLEARHVAIDLWGGSWEGAAGVQAFSRDFAAIGEEAYVPPSETSDWGVFLVERWDAESWGLEGGLRLERRELDTASDSRTFETSSLSGSIFFRPVRDTFLAVTLSSSERAPTDVELFADGPHVASSTFELGDPDLDIERAVSAELTARTRLGDWSLEASVFRADYDGFIAAYATGAEEDGIPVFAYSQDDVVLSGFEGRLEGPLGAWGGWDFDGELTGEYVEASLDAGGDLPRLPPLSLTAGISASRAGHDLHLEAEWADVQDNTAPFEFKSQSYVIVNARWSFEPLPERDMRVILEARNLTDAEARLHTSFLKDQVPLPGRNFRAALVLDF; via the coding sequence ATGTTCGCGCGCCTGAAACACTCCACGGCCCTAGTCGCACTCATGGCCGGCGCCGGCCTCGCCGCTCCAGCCCTGGCCCAGCAGGCCGAGGTGGATGGGGATGTCATCGTGGTCACATCGGCGCCCCTCGGTGTCACCGCCGACGAGATCGTTGGTGCGGTGGAAGTCGTTGATCGCCGCCACCTGGAAGACAATCTCTCCGGTTCGCTGGCCGACACGATCGCCCATGAGCCGGGTGTCTCGACCACCTATTTCGGCCCGGCGGCCAGCCGCCCGGTGATCCGCGGCCTCGGTGCTGACCGGGTTCGCGTGCTGGTCAATGGCGTCGGCCTGATCGACGCCTCGACCAATTCGCCCGACCATGCCGTGGCGTCCGAAGCGCTGGAAGCCCAGCGCGTCGAGATCCTGCGCGGGCCGGCAGCGATCGCGTATGGCGGCGCGGCCATTGGCGGCGTGGTCAATGTGATTGACGGTCGTATCCCCGAAGAGCGAGCCGAGGACGGTCTGGAGGGGCGTTTTTATGGATCCGTGACTTCGGTCGATGACGGCGAGACCGCTGCCGGTCGGGTGCGTTTCAATGCCGGTCAATTCGTCATCAACCTGGAAGGCCTGATGCGGACCGCCCAGCCCTATGACATTCCCGGCTATGCCGAGTCCGAGACCTTCCGCCTCTTCGAGGAAGCGGAAGAGCATGAAGACGAACACGATGACGATGACGAAGAAGAGCACGAAGACGAACATCCCTATGGCACGGTCGAGAATTCGGGCCTCGATTTCAACTCCGCGTCGGCCGGGATCTCCTGGGTCGGCGAGAATGGTTTCATCGGTGTCGCCTTCAAGCAGACCAACGCGCTCTACGGCGTCCCGGGCGGTCACGCCCATGGTGAGGAAGAGCACGAAGACGAACACGACGATGGTCACGATGAGGATCATGAGGTCGAGCACGGTGAAGGCGAGAGCGTGCGGATCGATCTGGAACAGACCCGCTTCGACCTGCGCGGTGAATGGCGTGACCTGGGCGAGCATGTCGATCGGGTGAAATTCTCCTTCGGTACCGGCAGTTATGAGCATGTCGAGCTGGAAGGCGACGAGATTGGCACGCTCTTTACCAATGAGGGCTGGGAAGGCCGTCTGGAAGCGCGCCATGTCGCAATTGATTTGTGGGGCGGCAGCTGGGAAGGTGCCGCCGGCGTGCAGGCCTTCAGTCGTGACTTCGCCGCCATTGGCGAGGAAGCCTATGTCCCGCCGTCGGAGACCTCTGATTGGGGTGTTTTCCTTGTCGAGCGCTGGGATGCCGAGAGCTGGGGCCTTGAAGGCGGTCTGCGCCTCGAGCGCCGCGAACTCGACACCGCCAGCGACAGCCGCACTTTTGAAACATCAAGCCTGTCCGGCTCGATCTTCTTCCGCCCGGTTCGGGACACTTTCCTGGCCGTCACACTGTCCTCCAGCGAACGGGCGCCGACCGATGTCGAATTGTTTGCAGACGGCCCCCATGTTGCCAGCAGCACGTTCGAACTGGGTGATCCGGATCTCGACATTGAACGGGCGGTATCCGCCGAGCTGACCGCGCGCACTCGTCTGGGTGACTGGTCACTGGAGGCTTCGGTCTTCCGGGCCGACTATGACGGCTTCATCGCCGCCTATGCGACAGGTGCCGAGGAAGATGGGATCCCGGTCTTTGCCTACAGCCAGGATGATGTCGTCCTGTCCGGCTTTGAAGGGCGTCTTGAGGGTCCGCTGGGCGCTTGGGGTGGTTGGGACTTTGATGGCGAGCTGACCGGTGAATATGTCGAGGCCAGCCTCGATGCCGGCGGTGACCTGCCGCGCCTGCCCCCGCTGTCGCTTACCGCCGGTATTTCTGCCTCGAGAGCCGGGCACGACCTGCACCTTGAAGCGGAATGGGCGGACGTCCAGGACAATACCGCGCCGTTCGAGTTCAAGTCGCAGTCCTATGTGATCGTCAATGCACGCTGGTCCTTCGAGCCGCTCCCGGAACGCGACATGCGGGTGATCCTCGAGGCGCGCAATCTGACCGATGCGGAGGCCCGCCTGCATACGTCCTTCCTGAAGGACCAGGTGCCTTTGCCTGGCCGCAACTTCCGCGCCGCGCTGGTTCTCGACTTCTGA
- a CDS encoding OmpW/AlkL family protein, with amino-acid sequence MKRLFFTTAIAALLTAAPASAESGDWLVRLRAINVAPNESADIATIGGDVDIDTSVVPELDITYFVRDQWAVELILGVTPHDVTAVGTSLGDVDLGDVTLLPPTLTLQYHFNPQGQVRPYVGAGVNYTHFFDADLPAGSALTSIDYDASFGLAAQAGVDFALDDDWFVNVDVKYIDIDTDVTINGAIAADVQIDPVVFGIGLGRRF; translated from the coding sequence ATGAAACGCCTGTTCTTCACCACGGCAATCGCCGCACTCCTCACCGCCGCTCCTGCCTCTGCAGAGAGTGGTGACTGGCTGGTCCGCCTGCGCGCCATCAATGTGGCGCCGAATGAAAGCGCGGACATTGCCACCATTGGCGGCGATGTGGATATCGACACCTCGGTCGTACCCGAACTGGACATCACCTATTTCGTGCGGGACCAGTGGGCTGTGGAACTGATCCTGGGAGTCACGCCGCATGATGTGACCGCTGTCGGCACCTCGCTCGGTGATGTCGATCTGGGTGATGTGACACTGCTGCCGCCGACCCTGACGCTGCAATACCATTTCAATCCGCAAGGCCAGGTCCGTCCCTATGTGGGCGCGGGCGTCAACTACACGCACTTCTTCGATGCCGACCTGCCGGCCGGATCGGCCCTGACCTCGATCGACTATGATGCCAGCTTCGGGTTGGCCGCGCAGGCGGGTGTCGACTTTGCACTCGATGACGACTGGTTCGTCAATGTGGACGTCAAATACATCGACATCGACACGGACGTCACGATCAATGGCGCCATCGCTGCCGATGTGCAGATCGACCCGGTCGTATTCGGCATCGGATTGGGCCGGCGTTTCTGA
- a CDS encoding SapC family protein gives MVDAAATEPRLTGTVPLYKNVEPLNRQKHAGYGVNTVSQPFNFLKDWHFVPAISAEFSFACGSYPIIFLGEKKMPILVMGLRQGSNVFVSEDGQFDSEHYIPAYVRRYPFVSAANPNDQPSTVCVDLDAEFVVTENAERPFFDDKGEPTEYTRQAIDFVSAFENDARTTEAFVERLIALDLLEQKDVKVANPQDPENPVTVAEYWGVSSEKFDALPADKLKEMQTNGDLGAIISHIISLQRWERILRRTSNVATAQAPAEG, from the coding sequence ATGGTCGACGCTGCCGCCACCGAGCCGCGCCTTACCGGAACTGTTCCGCTCTACAAGAATGTGGAGCCGCTCAACCGTCAAAAACATGCCGGCTATGGCGTGAACACGGTCTCACAACCGTTCAACTTCCTGAAAGATTGGCATTTTGTGCCAGCTATCAGCGCCGAGTTTTCCTTCGCCTGTGGCAGCTATCCGATCATCTTCCTCGGTGAGAAGAAGATGCCGATCCTGGTGATGGGTCTGCGTCAGGGCTCGAACGTCTTCGTTTCCGAAGACGGACAGTTCGACAGCGAGCACTACATCCCGGCCTATGTCCGCCGCTATCCGTTCGTCAGCGCGGCCAACCCGAACGACCAGCCGTCCACGGTCTGTGTCGATCTGGATGCCGAATTCGTGGTCACGGAAAATGCGGAGCGCCCCTTCTTTGACGATAAGGGCGAGCCGACCGAGTACACCCGCCAGGCCATCGATTTCGTCTCTGCTTTCGAGAATGATGCCCGCACGACCGAAGCGTTCGTCGAACGCCTGATCGCGCTGGACCTGCTCGAGCAGAAAGACGTCAAGGTTGCCAATCCGCAGGATCCGGAAAACCCGGTCACGGTCGCGGAATACTGGGGCGTTTCGTCCGAGAAATTTGATGCGCTTCCGGCTGACAAGCTGAAAGAAATGCAGACCAATGGCGATCTCGGTGCGATCATCTCGCACATCATTTCGCTGCAGCGCTGGGAGCGTATCCTGCGCCGGACATCCAATGTGGCAACCGCCCAGGCGCCGGCCGAGGGCTGA
- a CDS encoding protein-disulfide reductase DsbD family protein: MRFLSGLSALIALAGLVATAPASAQSSWSSGEAIIEADLVSDRSIVAPGDSFHIGLHQIMPEGWHTYWRNPGDNGLPVEIDWDLPSGVEIGEIVWPVPIELPLTDTIMDYGYKGELVLPMPVTVASDFAGEAIEFRANATWLVCDTICVPEDRELTLTLPVGPEAEPDETGYWYIRGALENEPRADPAVAAEFAFEGGRVILELSGGAFANTDAISDLRFFPYQTGLIRNAGAQSVATGEGSTLVLLEPGYAVATAANSAQGGVITWQGADGQTRQSVAIEAQPGEGGYDLPAVAGASVPQVMSGGILGLVLLAFGGGLILNLMPCVFPVLSIKVLKFVQAAHADPGAVRRQGAFFLAGVLISFVGLAGMLVILREVGLPVGWGFQLQMPIVVASLALLLFAIGLNLLGAFEVGTRLMGLGAGLADKPGWKGAFFTGVLAVVVAAPCVGPLAAGALGLALTQPAPVVLLVAAAMGLGLAAPFVVLSLSPGLLRFLPKPGAWMVTFRQFLAFPMFASVVWLAWVLSIQSGPTGLLLLGAAMLALSFAVWAHGQNGRAWSVVALVGLALGVASVVMIARLPATTSTQSLSAREEAWSRARVAELQGMGQAVFVDVTAAWCVTCQINKLTVLGSTPVEAAFDRFGVASLRADWTNRDETIAALISEHDQAGVPLYLLYPASGGAPRVLPTVLTTGGFVDALEWAADN; encoded by the coding sequence ATGCGTTTTCTGAGTGGGCTTTCGGCCCTGATCGCTCTGGCCGGATTGGTGGCGACGGCCCCGGCTTCCGCGCAATCCTCGTGGTCGAGTGGCGAAGCCATCATCGAAGCCGATCTGGTCTCCGATCGTTCGATTGTGGCACCGGGTGACAGCTTTCACATCGGTCTGCACCAGATCATGCCGGAGGGGTGGCACACCTATTGGCGCAATCCGGGCGATAACGGCCTGCCGGTCGAGATCGACTGGGACCTGCCGTCCGGCGTCGAGATCGGCGAGATTGTCTGGCCTGTCCCGATCGAACTGCCGCTGACCGACACGATCATGGACTATGGCTATAAGGGCGAGTTGGTCCTGCCGATGCCGGTAACGGTGGCCAGCGATTTTGCCGGCGAGGCGATCGAGTTTCGGGCCAATGCGACGTGGCTGGTCTGTGACACGATCTGTGTGCCAGAAGACCGCGAGCTTACCCTGACCCTGCCGGTCGGGCCGGAAGCCGAGCCGGATGAAACCGGGTACTGGTATATCCGTGGTGCCCTGGAAAATGAGCCGCGCGCTGATCCGGCGGTCGCAGCCGAATTCGCATTTGAAGGCGGCCGGGTCATCCTGGAGCTGTCCGGCGGCGCCTTCGCCAATACGGACGCGATCTCTGATCTGCGCTTTTTCCCCTATCAGACCGGCCTGATCCGAAATGCTGGCGCCCAGTCGGTCGCGACAGGCGAGGGCAGTACCCTGGTCTTGCTGGAGCCTGGCTATGCCGTAGCCACTGCCGCCAACAGTGCTCAAGGCGGCGTCATCACCTGGCAGGGCGCGGACGGGCAAACGCGCCAGAGCGTGGCCATTGAAGCGCAGCCGGGCGAGGGGGGCTATGACCTTCCAGCCGTGGCCGGTGCGTCAGTTCCGCAAGTCATGTCGGGCGGTATTCTCGGGCTGGTGCTGCTGGCCTTTGGTGGCGGGCTGATCCTCAACCTGATGCCTTGCGTCTTTCCGGTCCTGTCGATCAAGGTGCTCAAATTCGTCCAGGCCGCCCATGCGGACCCCGGTGCCGTGCGGCGCCAGGGTGCCTTCTTCCTGGCTGGTGTGCTGATCAGCTTTGTCGGACTGGCCGGCATGCTGGTGATCCTGCGTGAAGTCGGTCTCCCGGTCGGCTGGGGTTTCCAGCTGCAAATGCCGATCGTCGTCGCCAGCCTCGCGCTGCTGCTGTTTGCCATTGGCTTGAATCTGCTCGGCGCCTTTGAAGTCGGGACCCGGTTGATGGGGCTGGGCGCCGGCCTGGCTGACAAGCCGGGCTGGAAGGGCGCTTTCTTCACCGGTGTCCTCGCCGTTGTGGTTGCCGCGCCGTGCGTCGGTCCACTGGCCGCCGGGGCGCTGGGGCTGGCGCTGACCCAGCCGGCACCGGTCGTCCTGCTTGTAGCTGCCGCCATGGGGCTGGGACTGGCCGCGCCCTTTGTTGTGCTGTCACTTTCGCCGGGCCTGTTGCGCTTCCTGCCCAAGCCGGGCGCCTGGATGGTGACCTTCCGCCAATTCCTGGCCTTCCCGATGTTCGCATCGGTCGTCTGGCTGGCCTGGGTGTTGTCGATCCAGTCCGGACCGACCGGCCTGCTGCTGCTCGGCGCCGCGATGCTGGCGCTGTCCTTTGCGGTCTGGGCGCACGGCCAGAATGGGCGTGCCTGGAGTGTGGTTGCATTGGTCGGACTGGCTCTTGGTGTTGCCAGCGTGGTCATGATTGCCCGATTGCCGGCCACGACCAGCACCCAGAGCCTGTCGGCGCGAGAGGAGGCCTGGTCGCGGGCCCGTGTCGCAGAGCTGCAGGGCATGGGACAGGCCGTGTTCGTGGATGTCACGGCGGCCTGGTGCGTCACCTGCCAGATCAACAAGCTGACGGTGCTGGGCAGCACCCCGGTCGAGGCGGCGTTCGACCGCTTCGGTGTTGCCAGCCTGCGCGCCGACTGGACCAATCGTGACGAAACCATCGCGGCCTTGATCAGCGAGCATGATCAGGCCGGTGTGCCGCTCTACCTGCTCTATCCGGCTTCGGGCGGTGCGCCGCGTGTGCTGCCGACCGTGCTGACGACGGGCGGGTTTGTCGATGCGCTGGAATGGGCGGCCGACAATTAG